One window of the Triticum dicoccoides isolate Atlit2015 ecotype Zavitan chromosome 3B, WEW_v2.0, whole genome shotgun sequence genome contains the following:
- the LOC119281447 gene encoding histone H3.2-like yields MARTKQTARKSTGGKAPRKQLATKAARKSTPATGGVKKPHRFRPGTVALREIRKYQKSTELLIRKLPFQRLVREIAQDFKTDLRFQSSAISALQEAAEAYLVGLFEDTNLCAIHAKRVTIMPKDIQLARRIRGERA; encoded by the coding sequence ATGGCCCGCACGAAGCAGACCGCGCGCAAGTCGACCGGCGGCAAGGCCCCGCGGAAGCAACTGGCGACCAAGGCGGCGCGCAAGTCGACGCCGGCGACGGGCGGCGTGAAGAAGCCCCACCGCTTCCGCCCCGGCACCGTCGCGCTCCGCGAGATCCGCAAGTACCAGAAGAGCACCGAGCTGCTCATCCGCAAGCTCCCCTTCCAGCGCCTCGTCCGGGAGATCGCGCAGGACTTCAAGACCGACCTCCGCTTCCAGAGCTCCGCCATCTCCGCCCTGCAGGAGGCCGCCGAGGCCTACCTCGTGGGGCTCTTCGAGGACACCAACCTCTGCGCCATCCACGCCAAGCGCGTCACcatcatgcccaaggacatccagCTTGCCCGCCGCATCCGCGGGGAGCGCGCGTAG